Genomic segment of Bacteroidota bacterium:
GCCACAAACATTAATGGTTTGCCCGGTTATATATGCTGATAGATCAGAAGCAAGAAATAAAGTGAGGTTGGCTACATCTTCTGCAGTACCGCCGCGCTTTAATGGAATTGCTTCGCGCCATTGTTCTACAACTTTAGGGTCAAGCGCTCCCGTCATTTCAGTCTCAATAAACCCGGGTGCTATTACATTACAGCGAATATTTCGTGATCCTAGTTCAAGCGCCACCGATTTTGAAAAACCAATGATTCCGGCTTTGGAGGCGGCGTAATTAGATTGTCCAGCATTGCCTTTTACACCAACCACCGAACTCATATTTATGATACTGCCTTTGCGTTGCTTCAACATAGGGCGCTGTATGGCTTTTGTCATGTTGAAAACCGATTTCAGGTTGGCATTTATCACTTGGTCCCATTGTTCTTCGCTCATGCGCATTAAAAGCGTGTCGCGGGTAATGCCTGCATTGTTCACCAATATATCTACAGTTCCAAATTCAGCCACTACAGCTGTCACCAGTTCGTCAGCAGCCTTAAAAGCGGCCGCGTCCGATTGATAACCTTTTGCTTTTATTCCAAGCGCTTTCAGTTCATTTTCAAGAGCCATGCCTTTTTCTACTGACGATAAATAGGTAAAAGCAATATTGGCACCCTGTTCGGCCAGCTTAAATGGTTACCAAAGCGACTTTCCCTTCTAATAGCTTCATAATCAAATTGTCAGATTAAGCTGTAACTTTTTTCAAAGCAGCAGCCATTGTTTTTCCTATAACAGCAGGTGATTCAACCACATGAACACCGCACTCACGTAAAATTTTCATTTTAGCTTCTGCTGTATCATCGGCCCCTCCGACTATCGCACCGGCATGCCCCATGGTACGTCCGGCAGGTGCGGTCTTACCTGCAATAAATCCTACAACAGGTTTGGTGCCATTTTGTTTTATCCAATATGCGGCATCCGCTTCCATTGTTCCACCGATCTCACCGATCATAACAATACCTTCGGTTTCGGGGTCGTTCATTAATAGTTCCACTGCTTCTTTTGTCGATGTTCCGATAATAGGGTCGCCACCAATGCCAATAGCAGTGGTAATTCCGAGCCCGGCTTTCACAACCTGGTCAGCCGCTTCATATGTCAATGTTCCTGATTTCGAAACAATACCTATTTTCCCTTTTTTGAAAACGAATCCCGGCATGATACCTACTTTGGCTTCACCTGCAGTAATAATCCCCGGGCAGTTGGGTCCTATAAGCCGGCAGTTGCGACCCTTAATATATTCTTTAGCCGTGATCATATCGCGGGTTGGAATACCTTCGGTAATACAAACGATCACTTTTATTCCGGCTTCAGCCGATTCCATAATAGCATCCGCTGCAAACGCGGGCGGGACAAATATGATGGAAACATCAGCTCCTGTTGACTCCACAGCTTGCTGAACCGTATTGAAAACGGGACGATCCAGGTGTTTGGAACCACCTTTACCTGGAGTTACTCCACCAACTACATTAGTTCCGTATTCAATCATTTGAGAGGCATGAAAGGTGCCTTCAGTACCGGTGAACCCCTGTACGATTATTTTCGA
This window contains:
- the sucD gene encoding succinate--CoA ligase subunit alpha, whose product is MSVLVNKKSKIIVQGFTGTEGTFHASQMIEYGTNVVGGVTPGKGGSKHLDRPVFNTVQQAVESTGADVSIIFVPPAFAADAIMESAEAGIKVIVCITEGIPTRDMITAKEYIKGRNCRLIGPNCPGIITAGEAKVGIMPGFVFKKGKIGIVSKSGTLTYEAADQVVKAGLGITTAIGIGGDPIIGTSTKEAVELLMNDPETEGIVMIGEIGGTMEADAAYWIKQNGTKPVVGFIAGKTAPAGRTMGHAGAIVGGADDTAEAKMKILRECGVHVVESPAVIGKTMAAALKKVTA